TAAAGAATCAGTTTTTTGCGAAAACTATCAATGATAAATCTCAGAAGCTTTTGTTGTTTTGGGGTTAGCGATATAAATGAACATATACACTTTCCATCTTCAATACTGCAAGAGAACTTTACGTCCTCTATTACAATTTCGTTGTAAAAATCGTAAGGTATTACTATTTTTCCTGTTAAGAGTTCGTTTGATTTTGTAAGTTCTCCTGGCGTTGGAATTTCTACTTCAAATCCTTTTTCCCATAATTTTTTGATTCTGTAAACTTCACCGTTAACCTCAAGGTGTGCGATGAGGTTTACCTTTTCCATTTCCCTCCCCTTTAGTAAAAATTGATATTTGCAAGGAATTATACAAACTCAAATCTTTATAAGAGACTATATTTAAACTTGATAACCTTCATTTGGAGAGAAAAATGCCTGCTGTAGAAGGAAAGTACTGGACTGCCTTAGATAACGGTTTTGTAAGGTGTGAACTCTGCCCGAGGCACTGCACGATGCCGCCAGGCGGAACGGGATTCTGCCTTGTAAGAAAAAACGTTGACGGGAAGCTAATTACTACCATTTATTCTGAAATAACTTCTGGTGCTTACGACCCTGTAGAGAAAAAGCCTCTCTACCACTTTTATCCCGGTTCTGTAATCTTTTCAATCGGAACGAATGGCTGCAACCTTGACTGCAAATCGTGTCAAAACTGGGAAATATCAAGGAGAATAACGTTAAGGGAAGTTTTTACTCCAGAAATGGCGGTTGAATACGCCGGAAGATACGGTTCAATAGGCATCGCTTACACTTACAACGACCCGATAGTGTGGTTTGAATACGTTCTTGATACGGCTAAACTGATGAAAGAAGCAGGTTACGTAAACGTTATGGTGACAAACGGCAACATAGAATTAGAGCCATTGAGGGAGTTACTGCCGTTTATTGACGCTTTTAACGTTGACCTTAAAGGTATGGATAGGGATTACTACTTGAAGTTTTCTTCCATGCCGAATCCAAACGTATGGCAGGTGTGTGAAGAGATAAAGAAAGTCGGTAAGCACCTTGAACTGACAAAACTTATCGTTCCGGGCTTTGATGAGTTTACTCCCGAATACTTTGAAAGGTTTGGAAAGTGGATAAGCGAGAACTTAGGTAAAGAAGTCCCCATTCACTACTCAAGGTTTTTCCCTGCCTACAAGCTTTCAAATACGCCGCCAACTCCTGTTGAAGTTTTGGATATGGCTTACGACGTTACGAGGGAATACCTTTACTACGTTTACGTTGGCAACGTGGTTGAGCCGGAGAGGGAATCAACTTATTGTCCTAAGTGCGGGGCGCTTCTTGTGAGGAGAGTGGGCTACAACGTGGAAGTGCTGTTTGGTGAAGATGGAAGGTGTCCACAGTGCGGCAGGAGGGTGGATTTTGTCTTCTAACCTTCTCGTACCTTTGGGCGGCGGGAACGAAATAGGTGCCAGTGCCTACCTTTACTTTATCGGCGGCGCAAAAATCTTGGTTGATTCGGGTATAAGGTTTTCAAAGAAAGACCCCTATCCTGACTTTGAGCTTTTAAAGAACATAACGCCGGAGCTTGATGCGATTTTCCTTACCCATGCCCACGTTGACCACTGCGGAAGCCTTCACGTTCTTTCATCTCTCTACCCCGATACGCCGATATTTATGACTCACGAAACTGCGCAGCTTCTTTCTTTAATGGTGGAAGATGCTATAAAGGTAAAGTATATAAACGATAAGAATTCTCCTGATGAGTGGAGGGAATACAGGCTTTTAGATGAGATGCTGGCGAGGGTGGAGAGGAGAGATTTTTTTGACGTTGTGAAGATTAAAGATGTTGAGGTGAAAATTTTCCCGGCAGGTCACATTTTGGGGGCAGCTTCCTTCCTTTTCCGTTATGGCGATTCGCGTAGCCTTTTTCATACTGGTGATATATCTCTGACTGCACAGGAAACTGTAAGCGGAGCGGTGCTTCCTGAAGAGAAAGTTGATATTTTAGTTTCCGAAAGCACTTACCTTGAAAGAAGAAAAAGGTTTGACAGGGAAAAATCGTTAGAAGAGTTTTACTCTACGGTTAGGGAAACTATTGAAAGAAGAGGAAAGCTTTTACTTCCCGTTTTCGCTTTGGGAAGGGCGCAGGAGATAATTTCCATAATCACTAAAGGTATAGAGGAAGGCAGGATTCCGCCTTTCACCGTTTATATTGATGGTCTGGCAAGAGAGATATCTACTATTTACGAAAATCTTTTGGACAAGACTTTTTACAACTTTTTCGTTCAGCCCGCGCCGTTTTTTGAGGGTATTCCGTTTGAAGAAGCCTGCGAAGAAAAGGTTAGAGAAGCAGACTGCATCGTTTCAACGTCTGGAATGTTAATGGAAGGAACGCCTTCCTATGTTTACGCTAAAATTATGGGGAAAAATCCCAAGAACACCGTTATTTTCAGCGGTTATATGGTGGAAGAGAGCTTTGGTTACAAGCTTTTAAACGATAGAAGAGTGCTTAAAAATTTTAAGTTTCAGATAAAGAAGCACCACTTTTCAGCTCACTCTGACGATGAAGAGTTAAAGAAAATAGTTGAGATTTTAGAGCCTGAAAGGACTGTTTTCGTTCACGGAGTGGGAAATAAGAATCAGACGTTCAACAGAGAGGTGGTCAGGTTTTGAGGTGTTATTTCGGTTATCCCGACTCTTTTCTGGAAAGAGAGCCGTTCAGGGTAAAGGATTTGTTCCTTGAAGAGATAAACGTTGACTACGGAAGCGTTCCTGTAGAGGTAAAGAGGAAGCTCTTATCGGTTTTAGACAACGTTCATGAGAGCAACTACCTTTTTATCGGGAACGTGATTTACGATGCGATAGATATTTTAGAGTTTTCTCTGTTTTCGCTTCCTGTCAGGGAAATCTCTTCAATCGTGCTTTCGGGCTATCTTTACGGAAAATCCACCTTTTTGGTGAGGAATCTGTTTCGCAACACGTTTGCTTCAAACCCTGAAATTTTCTTTGACTTTAACTTCTTCCCTGATGACTCTCTGGTCGTGAACGTTGGCTACACGCAGACTTCTATTTCGGTTGGTGGTAAGTATCTGTTGAACGTTCCGATTGGTGAGTTTCACTTCGTTGACGTTTTGGGTAATTACCTGTTTAACAGGTTTATCTACGAGTCTGGCGTTTCAAACGCTTCTTTGAGAAAGAGCGGAAAGAGGGGTGAAATCCTTGACAGAATGAGAAGCGCTGCTGCCAGGATTTTGTTTAAAGGGCAGAAGAGCGTTGAAGTTAAAGAGTTTGAATACGAAAGAGAAGTTGAAGAGTGGGAGGTTGATGCGGTTCTTTCAACGGTGGTGGGGAGTTGTGGTTACGGGGATTTTTTTGAAGCGCCTTTTGACTTTTCTACTTCAGTTGTTCACGCGCTTTACAGATTTGAGGAGATTTTTAAGGAAAGACCCAGAATAAAGAACGTTGCTGTTATAGGAAGGCTTCGCCGTCCGATTGTTAAAACGCTTAAAAAGATTATTCCTGTGAAACCTGCAGAGCTTACCGGCGTTGAGTTTGCCGATATGGAGGTTGTGAACAAGAGTTTTAAGCCGGTGTGTGAGAGGGTGGATTTTCCAAAACTAAGGTGGCAGGGCGAGGAAGTTGTTAATCAGGATAAGGAAGAACCGTCTCTACACCGTTTGCGGTATCTCTTCAATCAGAGAGATTTAAAAGGAATAAGCGTGCTGGAAGATTTAGTTGAGAACGGAGATGCAGACGAAAGAGTTGTTTATGAGCTTTTAAGCATTTTGAAAAGGTGTTCCTTTAAAAGGAAAGAGGATATTGTTTATCTGAACTACGCTATTTCGGCGCTTTCAAAGTTAGAAATTCCAGAAGGAATTCTTCCAAAAGTAATTGAAGAGATAGGAAAAAAAGCGTTCAGGTGGGAAATACCTTTAAATACGAAAATGAACGTCCTTTACTTTTGTTACAAGTATAAAGAAAAGCTGAATAATACGCTTCTTGAAATATTTCCTGCCGTTCTTTCAACCTACGTTAGAAACGTTAAACTGCCAGAAGGTGAAAGAAATTTCATTAAGGTTGTTGCCGAAAGCGTTCTCTCTAAAAGATAAGACCTGATAATTTTAAAGCCTGTTCTAAATCTTTCTGAAATTCGGGTTCACCTCTCCTATTTCTGAGCAGATAGGCAGGATGGAATGTTGGGATTACTGTAATTTCCTTTCCGCCTATTTCTACTTTTTGCGGTTTGCCTCTTAACTTTGAAATAGCGGTATTTGGTGGTAGGTTCAAAATCGTTCTTGCTGCAAATGCGCCAAGACAGAGAATAACGTCCGGCGAGATTAATTCTATTTGCTTCTCAAGGTAGGGGTAGCAGGCTTTTATTTCGTCTGGTTGAGGGTTGCGGTTTCCTGGCGGTCTGCACTTAACGATGTTTGTTATGTAGACTTTATCTCTGCTTACACCGAAAAGGTTTAAAAATCTTGTAAGTAGTTGTCCAGCCCTTCCCACGAAAGGTCTTCCCTGAAGGTCTTCCTGCTCTCCCGGCGCTTCACCTACAAACATTAAAGGCGTGTTTGGGTCTCCTTCACCGAATACGACGTTGGTTCTGGTTTTACAGAGCCTGCATTTACAGCAGTTTAGGACTTCCTCTTTCAATTTTTCAAGGGATAGATTACCTTGCTTTTCTTCCTGCACTTCTCCTCCGCTTACTTTTACCTGCTTATAGCCCATAAGTTCAAGGAATTTTAACGTTTTTTGAAGTTCATTCATTGCCTTTTTACCCTGTATGAGAAAAATATATGCTTTCCTCTTCTTTCCATTTCCAGAAGTTATTATTGTAGTAATTCTTCATTGATTCAAGTATTTCTTCTTCAATAGCTTTGTTGAAAATTTCTGGGAATTTCATATGCAATTCAAGAGGGTCTAAATTTTCATACTTTTTGAAATCTTCTTCTGATTTAATAATTCCGTTTTTCATTAATACAGCGGATAAAAATTCTTCTTCAAAAAAATAATCGTCTAGTGCAAGCTCTTTTATTTCTTCCTTTTTATCTTCTATGTAAATGCAAAACATAATTTCTTTGGCTGTCTCTAAAAGTTTTCTTGAAGTATTTATTCTTTCTTTTATCGCTTGCATTATTAAGTGGAATTTATGGTTGCTATCAGTTAACTTTCCATTACAGTAAAAATCGTAGTTGGGCATTCCGTAGTAAGCAGTTCCGGTGTATTCTATTGAGTGATTTTTAAAAAGTAAAGAATAGAAATTCTCATGTAGGTTTTGGGGTATGCCTTTTTCAATTATTTTTTCTTTTAAATCATCAACCAACTTATTCAAAGGTTTGGAATTGTCATCCGGTGGTAGGAGAAAAACTGTTCTTAAACATCTTATAACGTCTAATTCAGCCAGAAAGAGTTTAGACAGAATCATGACTCCCTTTTCTTTAGTTTTAACAGAGTTCTCCTCTGATATGGATATGGTTTTTTCTAAGATTTTTATAGATGATTCAGAATCTCTTAACTTTTCAAGAGCTTCTTTCAAGTAAATTCTTCCTGCGAACCATCTTCTGCTTGGATGTAGATTAGGAACGTATCCCATTTGCCCTCCGTGTTTGCATACTTTTAAATTAATCTGAATAAAGTGTAGTTTTCTGTTGCTGGACAATAGCTTAACTGAATATATATTCTGTCAAATCTATTGTTCGCTTTAGTTTTTCCCTTCAGCAATAAGTCTTTGAGAACTTTTGTGTTTGTTATGTTATCATCTATACGAATTACCAACCATAAAGGATTTTCTTTATAATTCTTATTTTCTTTTTTTTGAATTGCTTTTTCTATCCTTCTTGCCAACTGTTCAGGGTCTGATATCCATTTGTTTATTTCAACCTTTAGACAATGGTTTTTCCATATGGTTATTTGTTCTGCGAAAGATAGAACTTGACTGAGTGGTTCAATTTCTTCTAACTTTATAACAAGAGACTTCTTAAAATTAGCATTGTTTATGTATTGCTTCAAAAATTTAGTAATCTCAAGAGTAAACTTCTCCAAAAACTTTTTTCTTTTCTCAACTTTGAAATAATAGTTTGGGTTAATAAGGATATACATATTACTCAACCCTTCTTGCCTTATTGTTTTTTCTACTTTTGTTTCTAGCTCTTCATAAAGTTTGTTCTTGGATATAGTTTTATCATCCGCAGAAAATACTTGAGTTACTTCAACAAATACAGTTCCTTTTCCCTTAATTTTACATTTAAAGTCTGGCTTGCTTTTCCCGTTTTCCTCAAGCTTCTCGTATTCCAATATTAAAAGTCCTTCTTTTTCCAGGAGTTGTTTTTTAAATTCATGAAATATGGAAATTTCATCAAGTCTATTAATCTTTTGCTGGCTAAGTTTTTCAGAGTAAAGCGAGGGTTCTTCTATTTTTCCTATGTTATTGTTTCCCATTATACACTCCTTGCCTTCTTTAAGCGGTTTTGGACGAGTTCGGCGACGGCGTAGTAGACTTCTTTGCGTTCTTCTCTGGTTAAGTCAAGGGCGTCAAAGACTATGTCGTCAAGGGCTTTGCGGTCGGGAAGGGGCTTTGGTTCTTGTTCTTTTATTGGTTTATTCGGGTCAAAGCCAAGCTCGGTGAAAATGGAATGGATTGGTCTATTTTTAATAACGTCAATTATCCTTATGCAAGTATTAGGAGGCAGAATTTGAGGAATAACAATGAAACTCATCTCTACTTCATAAACCGTAAGATCTAAAAGTCCTTCACCAAGCCCTTGTCTGGATAGAATCTCAAGAGAAAGAAAAAATATAGGATGATTAAAAGAAATAACTAAATTTTCTTTTTTTGAAGATGCATATATTTCATAAAGTCTTTTATCTACGAGAAATTCTTCGTTTTTTACAACTTTAAAACTATCGTTGAAACCAGCGGGAATAATAAAATCACTAATTCTTCTTTTTCCGAGTTGCCACCATTCCCTTCTACTCCTACAAGTTGGTCTTTTATGAAATCCTTGCTCTTCTCCCCACTTTATATAATCAAGAGCAAAAGTTCCTTTTAGTTCTTTTTTGGTTTTGTTACACATGAAGACTCTATACTTTAAATCCTCTTCTCTTACAATTATTGTTTTAAGTTCTCTTGGACTTTTTATTATAGGTTTCAAAAATTCCCTTTCAATCAGAAAGAGTTTGTAGTCTTTTGTGTTCTTTCCCCATTTGCTTGGCTTTGCTATTCGGAGTCCTGCTCTCTTTATTTCTTCAACTGAAGTAAAACCTCTCAAGTTTTCAACTTTTTCAAGTTCTCTATTAGAAAGCTTATCTGTTAAATCCTCAACATAGAAAAATTCGTTTGCTCCTGTTTTTATTCCAAATCTTATCTCTGCAATGTCTCCAAGTCTTACAAGTTTCCCTTTTCCTTTTTTGAGAATTGTAAAGAAAATGTCAGGAGCTCTCAAAAACTTCCCACCCCATTTGTTGCCTTCATATTTTCCATCTTTAGTGCCGTCATTTAATAAATCTTTCTGTTTCACTGGAAAAACTCTAAAGGCGTCTTTGCTGATAACGTTTTCGGCAAGTTCAGTTAAATCCTTGTTCTCTACTTTCAGTTTTACGTTGTCTATAAACTGAAGGTATTCTTTGAAACTATGGCTGTTTACTGCTTCGTCAAAAGGTATTTTCCACATTACAAATTTTGCAGTGTTTTCAAGGTTTTCCTTTTCTTTAGCTTTATCCGTCGGGGCAGAAGAAAAAACAATTACGGTGTTAACGTCTGCTTCCTTAAAGCTTCTCTTACTCTGGTTGTCGTTGATTGAGTAAATTTTGGTTCTTTTTAAGAAGAATTCCTGCAAGGATTTACCGAATCCAACGTCAAGCCACGAGTTTGAAGTAATGAAGGCAAGAGTTCCTTTTTCGTTTAAGAGGCTAAGAGCCTTAAAGTAGAAATAGACGTAAAGGTCTGCTTTTCCATCAGGTTTATACTCTTTGCCGTAGAGGTTAACAACCATGTTTTGAAGTTTCTCTTTATACTCTTTTTTAAGCTTTCTCCATTCAGAAGGTTTGTAGTCTTCTTCGTTTTTGTCAGGAGGGGCAATTTTTTCCTGTCTTACGTAAGGAGGATTGCCGATAACTATATCAAAACCGCTTTTGTCTCCGTAGAAAACTTCAACAAAGTCTATATCCCAGATGAAAGGTCTTTTGCCTTTTCTGAGAGCATTCTCTGCCTGTTTCCATAGATTTAGTTCTTTTTCATATTGTTTTATTTTCTCTATCCTTTGTTTTTCAAATAGTTCCAGTTCCTTTTGTAAGGTTTTACCAAAAAGGTCTTTTTCAAAAGAAGGTTTACGCAATTTTTCGGAATCTATGTTCTTTCTGATTTCTCTGATTTTTTCTTCTACTATCTCTTTAAATAGATTAAATTCTTCCTGTTCAATTTCCCATCTCTTTGGGGCATCAGTCTCATTCCTTGCATACTTCAATTTTTTGTTTTTGAGTCTGCTAATCTTATCTTTCAATCGCTTTGGAATAGAAAACTTTGACTTAAGTTCTTGTCTTTTGGCTCTTAGAATAGAAAAGTCTATTCCACCAAATTCTTCTATAAGGCTATCTCCTGCGCGTAATTTAAAAGAAAGATTGGGAAGAAGTGGCTTTATAAGAACTTCCTCACGAGATAATTCTGTCTCAACTATTAGGAAAAGCCAGAGCCTGAGCTCTGCTATTCTTACTGCCCATTCCATTACATCAACGCCGTAAACGTTGTTCTCTATTATCCTTTTCCTGATTGCATAGTTACTTTCTTTGACTTCCGGGTCAAACCTGTAAAGCTTCTGGTAAAGTTTATAGAGAGTATCCACCATACCAACAAGGAATGCTCCGCTACCGCAGGCTGGGTCAACAACTTTCAGCTCATCAAGAGCTCTTTTTAGAGTATCAAAAACGTTTCTATCCGCAGGCTTGAAATCATCATCAAAGATGAAATTGTAAATAGTTTCGTCTGGAAGATTGGTATTGTTTTTGAGATAGTAAATGAGAGATTGAGTTACCATAAACCTTATTTCAGGTTCTTTTGTATA
This region of Desulfurobacterium pacificum genomic DNA includes:
- the amrS gene encoding AmmeMemoRadiSam system radical SAM enzyme — its product is MPAVEGKYWTALDNGFVRCELCPRHCTMPPGGTGFCLVRKNVDGKLITTIYSEITSGAYDPVEKKPLYHFYPGSVIFSIGTNGCNLDCKSCQNWEISRRITLREVFTPEMAVEYAGRYGSIGIAYTYNDPIVWFEYVLDTAKLMKEAGYVNVMVTNGNIELEPLRELLPFIDAFNVDLKGMDRDYYLKFSSMPNPNVWQVCEEIKKVGKHLELTKLIVPGFDEFTPEYFERFGKWISENLGKEVPIHYSRFFPAYKLSNTPPTPVEVLDMAYDVTREYLYYVYVGNVVEPERESTYCPKCGALLVRRVGYNVEVLFGEDGRCPQCGRRVDFVF
- a CDS encoding MBL fold metallo-hydrolase gives rise to the protein MSSNLLVPLGGGNEIGASAYLYFIGGAKILVDSGIRFSKKDPYPDFELLKNITPELDAIFLTHAHVDHCGSLHVLSSLYPDTPIFMTHETAQLLSLMVEDAIKVKYINDKNSPDEWREYRLLDEMLARVERRDFFDVVKIKDVEVKIFPAGHILGAASFLFRYGDSRSLFHTGDISLTAQETVSGAVLPEEKVDILVSESTYLERRKRFDREKSLEEFYSTVRETIERRGKLLLPVFALGRAQEIISIITKGIEEGRIPPFTVYIDGLAREISTIYENLLDKTFYNFFVQPAPFFEGIPFEEACEEKVREADCIVSTSGMLMEGTPSYVYAKIMGKNPKNTVIFSGYMVEESFGYKLLNDRRVLKNFKFQIKKHHFSAHSDDEELKKIVEILEPERTVFVHGVGNKNQTFNREVVRF
- a CDS encoding uracil-DNA glycosylase yields the protein MNELQKTLKFLELMGYKQVKVSGGEVQEEKQGNLSLEKLKEEVLNCCKCRLCKTRTNVVFGEGDPNTPLMFVGEAPGEQEDLQGRPFVGRAGQLLTRFLNLFGVSRDKVYITNIVKCRPPGNRNPQPDEIKACYPYLEKQIELISPDVILCLGAFAARTILNLPPNTAISKLRGKPQKVEIGGKEITVIPTFHPAYLLRNRRGEPEFQKDLEQALKLSGLIF
- a CDS encoding Eco57I restriction-modification methylase domain-containing protein produces the protein MENIVKTLIENPFDKSNFETFLKTVFESADFEERFEIANLENYPERFKETIKKAEIFGTYEDEENNRILFITVELNKETTLERARKTQRDFVARIIDEYNAEAAIVAFYVPDSENWRLSFVFKTYTFDKSGILKEVSTTPKRFSLLLGKGEASKTALNQLLKLGKTPNPTIEKVLETFSVEKINDEFFRRYLLYFKTLWRIIYNQIKDKTEKSEKKSKETAHQLLNRLTFVYFIQKKKKWFNSLKEESLIDFLVREYKSYIAQNPEKEGTFYSEWIKPLFFSAFNGKRGEINSKYRYLPENVRKVLLETPYLNGGLFEENDLDRLSFSIPDEFFLEEDPYNKEKEGVIPFLNSYNFTIIEDLEDDRDVAVNPEFIGTVYEKLVHIDSASALQNPEKEIDTEGILKGIVYTKEPEIRFMVTQSLIYYLKNNTNLPDETIYNFIFDDDFKPADRNVFDTLKRALDELKVVDPACGSGAFLVGMVDTLYKLYQKLYRFDPEVKESNYAIRKRIIENNVYGVDVMEWAVRIAELRLWLFLIVETELSREEVLIKPLLPNLSFKLRAGDSLIEEFGGIDFSILRAKRQELKSKFSIPKRLKDKISRLKNKKLKYARNETDAPKRWEIEQEEFNLFKEIVEEKIREIRKNIDSEKLRKPSFEKDLFGKTLQKELELFEKQRIEKIKQYEKELNLWKQAENALRKGKRPFIWDIDFVEVFYGDKSGFDIVIGNPPYVRQEKIAPPDKNEEDYKPSEWRKLKKEYKEKLQNMVVNLYGKEYKPDGKADLYVYFYFKALSLLNEKGTLAFITSNSWLDVGFGKSLQEFFLKRTKIYSINDNQSKRSFKEADVNTVIVFSSAPTDKAKEKENLENTAKFVMWKIPFDEAVNSHSFKEYLQFIDNVKLKVENKDLTELAENVISKDAFRVFPVKQKDLLNDGTKDGKYEGNKWGGKFLRAPDIFFTILKKGKGKLVRLGDIAEIRFGIKTGANEFFYVEDLTDKLSNRELEKVENLRGFTSVEEIKRAGLRIAKPSKWGKNTKDYKLFLIEREFLKPIIKSPRELKTIIVREEDLKYRVFMCNKTKKELKGTFALDYIKWGEEQGFHKRPTCRSRREWWQLGKRRISDFIIPAGFNDSFKVVKNEEFLVDKRLYEIYASSKKENLVISFNHPIFFLSLEILSRQGLGEGLLDLTVYEVEMSFIVIPQILPPNTCIRIIDVIKNRPIHSIFTELGFDPNKPIKEQEPKPLPDRKALDDIVFDALDLTREERKEVYYAVAELVQNRLKKARSV